TCGATGGTGTAAATGCTTTATTTCTACATAGTTAGAATTAATTGGGTTGCTTTTTTAGGTTGATAATTTGTATCTTTGTGGCCCAATTATGAAAAAAATTATATTTTGTTGCGCTTTTGGACTTGTTTCATTCTGTGTCAGCGCGCAGGTGGGAATAGGGACTACATCCCCTAAATCTACTCTCGATGTAAACGGGAAGACCACCTTAAGAAGAGAACTTAGAGTAGGCGGAAGTTCGGCCGAGGCAGGAAAAGCCGGGCTTAACGGCCAGGTTTTGGTTTCACAGGGAGAAGGAAAGTCTCCTGTATGGAAATCATTGAATGTTTCCTTTATGGAAGAGGGGCAGTACAAATTAATCAATTCGTATGTGTCTTCAGATCAGAACGGGATAAGTTCCCTTTCTAACTTAGCTACCGGTGATGGCATATACAAAAATAATGTGGGAGATGATATTACCGATACTTCAAAAGGAACATGGGTGAAAATTGAAGGTCTGAAAAATATTTTCGATATCAAAAACGGGAAAAACAGACTTACTTATCAGTTTCAGACCGGTGTTGAAATAAAAGCCCCGAATGCACAGGCTTCCCAGAACATAAGTTTTACCTGTGGTGTTTTCAGAAACGGAAGGCTTGTTGCGGTACGTCCGGACAGGATTGCTTCAAATAACAACAGCGAAAAAGCAGGAATACAGGAGTATATTTTTACCCTTAACTATACTGAACAAAATGTACCTATAGGCACACAAAGGCTTGAAGTAGCCTGTCGTAAGATCTCTACTTCCAGTTCGGGATCCCAGTTTGCCATAGGACGTAATATATCAGACACCAACACGGTTTCCAATGCATTTACTCTTGAATCTATTATGAAGATAGATGTGATTGAGTATGTTACTTATAAAAACAATTAATCAACTGATGAGAAAAATAATATTAACTCTATTTCTTGGAGCAGGACTGCTGCTGTCCGGACAGGTGGGTATTAATACAGATACTCCGAAGGCCAAACTGGATGTGAACGGAGATCTGAATCTGAGAAATAAAATAGTCGTTCTGAATACAACAGACAACAGCCTTTCTCAAGGGAATAATGACCAGATCCTTGTCTCTCAGGGAGAAGGCTACCCGCCCATCTGGAAATCGCTGCGTATTCCGGAATATGAACCGAATAAATTTTATCTGATATTCAATAATTCCTTTTCGGACAGAACAGGAGTGAAATTTACCAGTACTGAACAGTTTGGTACTGCTGCCCGAAGTACAGCTTTTGTAAAAGGAGCAAATTTCTCCAGTTTTTCAACGTTTAAGAAAATCCCGGGACTGTCTGAGAAAATCAAAGTATACAGTACACAAAGCAAAACATACTTCCAGTTTGAAACTGTGGTGCAGGCCGATCTGCCTTCCAATAAGCCAACAGACGTTTCAATAGATTATGCATGTGGAATTTTTGTAGATGACAAATTGGTCAATATGAGACAGAGAAACCTAAAGGCAAGTACTGCAGCCAGTACTTTCATTACCCATAATCAGATCGGGGTCATTGAAAACCTTTCTATAGGAGAACATAACGTAAGCGTTGCATGCTCAAGAATCGGGTCTTATGAAACGGCAAATAATATTGTTCTGGCTATAGGAACCTATGCGGCAGATAATATCAATGATTTCATTACCCAGTCTTCTTTAAAAGTAGATGTGTATGAAATTCCTCAGTTCTTTAATCCTATTACTAATTAAATCCGGTCATGAAAAAAATACTAATTATAAACTCTTTATTGTTGGCTGTTTTTGCCGGGGCTCAGGTGGGAATAAATACTTCTAATCCTGTTAATGCATTGGATGTAAACGGAGATCTGAGTGTAAGAGGTGAGTTGAGAACAGGAGGAACTAATGTTCTTAGAGGATCTGCCGGTACAGCAGGATACATTCTGCATAATAACTCAGAGATGAATATTAATGATTGGAAGAACATTAAAATTGCTGACGGGCAGGGAAGTATGTCTGTATTTTCCCTGAATACGGTAGCAGACCAGACTGGTGTTGTTTTTACCGGAAACGGATCTCCTGTTCCTTATACAGAAAATACAACCCTGAATAGTAATTGGGTAGTGCTTCCCGGAACCAATGATACATTTTCCATTACAAATGGTACAAACAAAGTGGTATTTACCTTTCAGACGACTGCTCAGAAGACTGGAAACGGAAGTTCTTCAGCTGGTTTTGCCTGTGGTGTTTTTGTAGATAATAAACTTAGGGCGGTTCGAACTGAAGTTGTATTAGGAGATGAAGGTGCCTATAAGATTTTTAATCTTAATGCAACACTTACCAATCTTACACCCCAAAATAACTACAGCGTTAAGGTAGCCTGTACAAAGAGAACCTTGAATAACGGAACTCTGGGAATAGGCACTGCTGTAAATGTAAACTTCCTTAATAATGAAATGGCACAGTCTGTATTAACAACTTCCGTACTGCAACCTTATTAAAATATCATTATTATACCTTATAAAAACCTAAAAACATCATGTTTTTAGGTTTTTTTTATGAAAAGAAAAGAATTGCTTTTAAATTGTTATGAAAATGAATGATTTGGTCAAAAAAATGGATTATATTTGTGAACTCACTAAAATATTTTTTCAATGGGAAAAAACTATCTTTTAAAAATTTTTGCCGGCGTACTGGTTGGATTCATGGTTTCATGTAACAACAGTGGTTCGGATGATTTTGAACCAAGTGCTGGTAACGGCGGAAATAACGGTAATGGAACTCCTCCTCCTGCAAGAGTACTGGAAGAGATCACTTTTAACAATGTCGTTCAGGAAAAATATATTGTTAATTCAGGAAAACTGGTAACCGGAATGTTTAAAGATGGCAATACCAGTACATCTTATACAGGTACGGTAACCTATAACGGAGATAAAATATCCAAAATAATGTTTCTGGGAAATGTAGCTGGAAGTGTTTCTTATGATTTCACAATTAGTGAAGACAGCAAAGGAAATATGTATAATGCCACCTGTAAGGCTGTTGCTCCTACAGCGGCCAATTCTTATATCAGTGATTATACTTTTACTTATGACACAACAGGAAAGCTTACCAAAATCCTTGAAAAGAAAAAATATGGCGGTACATATGCTTATACCAATTTTGTGCTGATTGATTTTACTTATATTGGAAATAATATTTTTAAAGGAGACTGTACCAGAGGAGTAATGAACGGCGCAGGCGATCCAGATATGAGCACTGCTAAGAAAACAATGTACAGCTTCCAAAACTATGATTCTAAGATCAGTCCGTTTTCTACACTTCCAAAGAGCTTTTTTATGGCGTGGAGCTTAGTGCGTCCTGACACCTTCTATAGAATATCTCCCAATAATCCTACTTCAGTATATGTAGCACCACCGGCACCGGCTACTGCTACCAGTACACCATTGGATTATCTTTATGATAATCAGAACTATCCTGTATCTAACAAGGATCAGAAACTTAAATATACTTACAGAGTTTTATAATCCTTCTTTGATTATCGGTTTTACCGGAATATAAATAAAAAGATAGCTTTTATACAAAAAAAAGTTATATTTGTCAAAAAATAAACAATTACCTGGAAATGAAACGACTTTTCTACTTTATTGTATTGATAGCAGGTTTTTCTTCAATATACTCCTGCAAAGATATGCTGGATGATAACGGGGATCCTTTAATAGATTTAAATAACACTGGAGGTCTTATTGGGCCAAGAGCACTGTACAGAGAAATTACAGACAAAGATACATTGGCAGAATACCATTACAGTGGTCTTCTTTTAACCAAAGTACTTATGGATAGTTCTTCAGTAGCAGATATTGCTTATAGTGGAGATAAAATAAGCCAGGTTACTTTTAACGGTTTTCTGGATCTTAACGCAGACGGAAAACTGGACAAGGACAGTATTTCTTATACGCAGCTGTTTACTTACGGACCTAATAATAAATTAGTAACCATCTCAGAGAACAGACTGACTTTCAGAAGACCAGCACCTGTACCTCCGGCTACGGCTCCGGGCCCTCAGACGCTTCTGAACAGAACAAAAGCTCTTTATGATTTAAAATACGATGCATCTACAGGCAAGCTAAGTACCATTTCGATGAAAAATGGTCCTGAAACTCCAGGAGTTCCATTCACTTTTAAAGATTATTCTGAAACAGAATATACATATTTAGGGGATAACGTGGCTAAAACAGTAAGAATTTACGGGCCAATGGCTGGCGGTGTACCAGGAGCGGTTACTAGAAAATATGCTTACGAGTATTTTGCTTATGATAATGAAATAAGCCCTTTTACTCTGCTTCCTTCAGCGTATAAAATTTCAAGACTTTTATCAACAGAAATTAATGATAGAGAAAGTCATATCTTGTCTCCAAATAATCCTAAGAGACTAACGGTAACAGACCTTATGCCTCCTATTCCTACTTCGGTGATCAGAACGACTAATTATAATTATGACCTTCAGACCTATATGACAAAAGGGTTTGGTGTTAACTATATTTATAAGCCTTTCTAGAAAATAATTTCTTAAAATATACAGCCCGGTCTTTTGGAGATTGGGCTTTTTGTTTTTTATCCCTTAATTTTGTAAAAAATTTCTAAATGAAATATTTAATAGTCGGTCTCGGAAATAAGGGGCCGGAATACGAGAATACACGTCACAATATAGGATTTAAGGTTGCCGAAAAGATTGGGGAAACCCTGGAGGCTCCATTCAATACAACTAATTTTGGCTGGATGGCTGAAGGAAAATACAAAGGGAGAAAAGTTTTTGTGCTTAAACCTGATACCTATATGAATCTTTCCGGGAACGCCGTAAGATATTGGATGCAGAAAGAGAATATTCCCTTGGAAAACGTGCTGATTATCACAGATGATCTGGCGCTGCCATTTGGGACATTGAGAATGAAGATGAAAGGCTCAGATGCAGGCCATAACGGCCTTAAGAATATTAATGAAGTGCTGAATACCCAGAATTACGCAAGGCTTCGTTTCGGAATATCTGCAGATTTTTCTCAAGGCCGGCAGGTAGATTACGTTTTGGGAACCTGGAGTGGGGAAGAAGCAGAAAAGCTGCCGGAGAGGATTGAAAAATTTTCTAAAGCCTGCCTGTCTTTTGTTTTTGCGGGAATCAATAACACGATGTCAGCTTTTAACGGAAAATAAAATCAGATTGTAAAGATTATCAGTCTAAGCAATACATAAAAATAAAGACCATCGGGATTTCCGATGGTCTTCTGTTGTACTTTTAAAAATTAATTTCCAATCAATTTATATCTAAACTACTACTTGCTTTTACATCGCCCTTCTGTGCGTGATCAGGATGTGAGAATCCTCATCTCTTTCATAATCTGCATATGAAGTTTTGAAGCCTAAAAGTTCCACATCAATGTCTTCTTCTTTTGCCCTGATATTAGCGAAATCCTGAATCATTTCTAATACATCTGTGGCAATATATGAAGTTCCTCTTGCATCGATGGTCACGGCAGAATTGGACTTGATATTTTTTAAAGTTTTTTTAATGGCAGCCTTGTTTAAGAAGGATACTTCTTCCGCAAGTTTTATCGTAATGCCGTCTGCATTATTCAGCTTTTCACGGCTCAGATAATAAGCACGTTTCATATTTCCCTGAAGGATATAAAAAACGGAAATGGCCAAACCAATACCTACACCTTTCAATAAGTCTGTAGCTACTACAGCTACCACGGTTGCAACAAATGGGATAAACTGGAATTTTCCAAGATGCCAGAAGTGCTTGAAAGTAGCCGGTTTTGCCAGTTTGTATCCTACCAGGATAAGTACAGCAGCAAGTGTGGCAAGCGGTATCAGGTTGAGTATAAATGGAATGGTAAGTACACAAACCAATAACAGTACACCATGAATCATGGCAGACATCTTAGAGGTTGCTCCAGCATTGGCATTGGCAGAACTCCTTACTACTACTGAAGTCATAGGAAGTCCCCCGATGAATGAACTGATCAGGTTTCCGATGCCTTGTGCTTTAAGCTCAAGATTTGTGTCGGTTATTCTTCTCTGTTTGTCCAGTCTGTCGGATGCCTCAATGCAAAGAAGGGTTTCAATAGAGGCTACAATAGCAATAGTTGCTCCTACGATCCACACTTTAGGATTGGTGAATCCTGTAAAATCCGGCATGGTCACAAGGTTCTTAAAATCATCCAAAGACTGTGGGACCGGAAGTGAAACCAAATGCTGGGTATTGATTGCTAAAGAACTTCCGGAAAGCTTAAAAGCTTCATTCATGAGAATTCCTGCTACTACAGCTACCAGTGCTCCCGGAAGCATTTTCATTCTTTTCAGAGCAGGAATTTTATCCCACAGAATAAGAATAGCTACCGAAACCAAAGTGACAATAATGGCTCCCGGGTGAATAGCCCCGAAAAGCTCTGAAAAATAATTGAAGTTAATTCCATTGTTAAAAAGAGACTGATTGCCTTCGTAATCTTTGTCAAATCCCATTGCATGAGGAATCTGTTTCAAAATAATAATGATCCCGATAGCAGCTAGCATTCCTTCAATAACATTGTTCGGGAAGTAATTGGAAATACTTCCTGCTCTGACGAATCCCAGTACAAGCTGGATCAGTCCTGCAATAATTCCGGCGCATAAGAAAAGTTCAAAAGCGCCCAGATCTGTAATGGCTGTTAAAACAATGGCAGTAAGCCCGGCAGCCGGTCCGGATACTGAAATATTTGAATTACTGATGAATCCTACAACAAGACCTCCTACAATACCGGCAATAACTCCCGATAATGGCGGTGCGCCCGATGCTAAAGCGATTCCTAAGCATAAAGGTAACGCTACTAAGAATACAACGAGTCCGGAAGGGAAATTCTCCTTGATTCCTCCTAATAATGATGTTTTTTTCATGATATTTTTGAAAAATACTATAACCGATTGATCTATCCTTTGATAATCAATTATAAAAGATTGGAAATTTAATTTTTAAAGCACACGGATTCGATACCATGATCTGATATGAATACCTATTAAATAAATCTAATTATACTTAAAAATTAAGCTTCCGGAGGCGGAGAAAATATAGTGAGTAAAGGCGATAGATGAAAGGAGTCATCTACCAGCACAAAAGACACGCCCTGAAGATCAGGTTCGGAGAACTTCAGATAATCGAATACATCTAAAGTTTTCGGAAGGGTCTTTTCGTAAACAATAAAAGATGACGGGTGAGAGTGGGGCTCTTCTTCGTTAATTACTACATTGGTTCTTACCAACTCCCAGCCGGCAACCGCAGCAATGCCCGGCAGCGCTGTAAAGTTAACAAAGAACATCAAAATAATAATACTCCAGAATTTCATTTTACTCTTTTTTGTCAGAAAAAATTATTTGGTTTTTCTGCTCATTACCCAGTCAGAACTTGTAAGGTTGTAGATCTTTTGGATATCCTTTAAGGTTTTCTCAAAATCAATCTCCAGATCAATGATCTTACCGGTTCTAAGGTCAAACACCCAGCCATGTACAATAGGATACTCTTCTAAAATGTATCTTTCCTGTACGCAGGCCATTTTGATCACGTTAATACACTGCTCCTGAACATTAAGTTCTACAAGTCTGTCATAACGTTTTCCTTCGTCTTCGATAGCGTCTAATTCAGTTTGGTGTAATCTGTAAACGTCACGAATATTTCTCAGCCACGGATTTAATAATCCTAAGTCCTGAGGCGTCATCGCTGCTTTTACACCACCACAGTTGTAATGTCCGCACACCACAATGTGTTTTACTTTAAGATGTTCTACTGCGTATTGAATTACCGCTGTGGAACTCATGTCTAAAGTATTAACAACATTGGCAATGTTTCTGTGGACAAAAACTTCTCCCGGTTTTGCTCCCATGATTTCTTCAGCTGTAGCTCTACTGTCTGAACATCCGATATACAGATAATCAGGTGTCTGAGTTTTAGCCAGTTCATGAAAGAAATTCGGGTCTTCAGCAATTTTAGACTCTACCCACTTCTTGTTGTTTTCGAAAATAACTTCGTACGATTGTGACATAATTTAAATGTTTAAGGTTTATAATTATTTATTTCGTTTAAATTATTTTCAAATTCAATAGACTATATCAATAATTATGCAAAAATATAATTTTTGCCATAAAGGCAGGCACTTTTAACAAAGTTTAATATTAAAATATGCTTAAAATCATATTTAAAAAGATCATTACTAGTCATTTTCAGATTAGTTTTTCTGACAAAGCTATAATCCAAACTCAAAAAACAATGATAAAATTACGAACTATTAATTATAAAATTGAATTTAAAGATTAAATATTTTTAAATCTGCATAAAATGAACTGCCTCAGTCTGAGGCAGTTCATTTTATAAAACAACAGTTTTTTACTGTTTAATAATCTTTACGAAGGTTTCGGCATTGTTAATCCGTACCAGATAGGCTCCGGATACCAGAGAAGAAACATCGGTCTGTCTGTTCTCAAACTTTCCTTCTTTAATCAGTTGTCCCGAAAGATTATAAATCTGGAAATAATAATCTCTGTCATCAGCATTAATGTACAATGTATTTTTTACAGGATTCGGGAAAAGGATCAGTTTATTATCCTTCTGTATCTTTTCTATCTCTTTTTTAGCAAAGACATTAACTGCTTTCTGTACTGCATTTTTAGGAACAGGAACAGCAAAAGGCTCATATCTTGGAATCTCTTTTCCATCTGCATCGTACTGGATCTTCGCACATCGGCAGGACATAGCAGATTGTGGACGGAAAGAGAAACTCGGTGTAAAGAAATACATTTTTACATCATGGCTTACCTGGCTGATCTCTGTGTTGAACAGCATTCCTATAGAATTGTCACCTCTTAGTGCGGCAGTCCAGATTCCGGAAAGTTTAAAATTCTCGTCTGCTCCGAATGTCCCTGCCTGAGAAGCTGTTAAAGCGTTTCCTCCACCAAATCCACGGATTCCGTTATTCGGGAAATTACCGATATTGTATTCCGGCTTATTAAAGATAAAACCGTATCTCACATTTACTCTTCCCTGACCGGCAGGAGGTATAGATTTTACATAACCGCCCAGGTAGTTCAGCTTAGTAGCGCTGAAGGTCTCATTGCTTACGAAAGTATTCATGTCGGAAGGATCCAGACCGTAAACATTTTTATTATTTTGGGTAAAATTAGCGTGGTAATACCAGGGAGAATTTCCTTTGGCATAGGCTAAGAAACCTGCGGAAATATTTACACCTCCGTCTGCAATGCCTTGTACATCAGGAATTCTCCATCCTTCAGGACATGGATCGTACGGTGATTTTTCTGATGCATGACCCCATCTTTCAGAAGCCAGACCATTTTCACCGGAAATCCAGTCTTTGCTCGCCGCTGCGCTTTGATACATGAAAACAGAAGGATTGTTTACAGAGTATTTCAGAACTTTTTTAAGTTTCAGATCCTGGGTGTCATTAGCTGCCACAGTGCTGGAATAAGTGGAGTATTCTTTAGTCTGATTGGTAACGTAGTTGGTCTCATCAATCGCCCCTGAATAAACAATATTCCCTGCATTCGTTCCGGTTTGTCTGAAAATAGTATATTTTCTGAACAGGTTTCGGGTATTTCCTCCCGCAGAATGCTCATAAAAACCTCCCGGGTAGTAGAATACCGGTAACGGATCTTTTCTTCCCCATTGGTAATGAAGACCGCCGCTGTCTTTAAGTGTCTGTACGATGGCATTTCCATAATAAGCAGGATTGGACGCGTTATAATAGAACGTTCCATATAATCCCTGTTCAACCATGTGCTGATTCAGGAATGGGCCCAATGCACCAAGGTCTCTGTCCATTAAGGTCGTTTTCAAAGGAACTCCGTAATAACTTTTAGCTGAATTTACGAACTGACCTGCTGTGTCTTCAGTAATTCCCGTATTGGCAGCTGTTTCTGTAGTATATTCAGGGTGTTCCTGTACAACGGATTTAGGTGCCCAGATATGCCAGCTCCACAGAAGAGGATCTGTATTATTTCCAGCCGTCCATTGTCCGGAATTTCCTAAATGAAATCCTACTACGGCATTTCCAGTTTTGTTTTCGTTAAGGGTAACGCGTAGTTTAGCAGTTTCAATTGAACCATCAATAATTTCTACTTTTGAAATCAGGCTCTGATCTGTAGTCCATACTACAGACGTTGATTTTATACTTCCGGCAGGCATCTCACTGTTTTCAGATAAATACAGTTTGTGCATGGCATAAGCTTTCTTTAAAGGAATATCAATAATTCTGTCTTTGCTGGCTGCAGGAGCTTCAAGTGAAGCATTTGTATACTCGATATAGCTGTTAGGCTCTTTGGTCCATTCTTTCAATGTTTCAAGTGTATACTGAGCAGGAGAAGAGGTAATATACTCTGTTTCAAATACAGCAGGCATATAAGCATTGTTAGGATCCTTTATGCATCGTACCGCTCTTGTCTCATAAGTATTTCCTTCCAAAACACGGTTGTAAGCAATATTATGCCATCCCGCACTTGAATGGTTCGGAATATTTCCGGCATCTGAAATAAGAACTAATCCCCGTGCTCCGGTTATAGGAGTTTCCCCGATGCTGATGGAAGAGAAGAAAGTGGATGCATGAAGTGCCCCGTCACTATGCTGATCCTGAAAACCAATGATCGGCTGTTTGTATAGTTTGTTGCCGTCCCTCAGCGCGTCGATCTGTGTGCTGGTACGGTTGCTTAAAGTCATAGGCTGAGGATAATATTCATAATTTCCGGTGATGGGCAGCATTCCCAGGTTTCGGTCTGCAACATTACTCAGGTCAAATCCATAGCCCGGATAGACTTTGATTCCCGGATACTGAACATTGGGCGTATTAGGAATAATATCCACATTATTTGCTCCTCCGGCTTTCCCCCAAGGACTGGTTCTGGCTCCTGCATCTACAGAAGAGTAGAAAGATGGAACTCTCCATCCGCATGGACATGGGTCGTAAGGAGATTTCGTGGCATATCTTTTACTTTCTTTGGCAACATTTACATCCGAAGTATTCATATTGGTCCATTTACCTCCCCGGGTGTCTCCCCAAAGATCCCATGTTTCATTCTTGTAGTGATCAGCATTGTATACCTTGTATTTGCTTTTTGAAAACCAGGTAGTCTGTTCTTTTCTTTCCCAGTCTGAAGCTCCCGGTCCCTGTATCAGATAGTTCTCCCCATTATTTACAGGAGTTTCCCCTATTTTGTAAACATAAACCGGTGGAATGATAAGATTGATCGGGTTATTGATGGAATATCTGATATTTCCGTTCGGGGAATCAAAACCTGTATTGTCTGCTGTTGCATATAAATTTCCTCTGTATTTGGATGGTACGGAACCTTTTAACGTTCCAACTTCTCCTCTGATGGTATAGGTAGAAAGATCTTTATAATTGGAAGGGAATGGATCTTTTCTTCCCCATTGGTACTGCAAGCCTCCGGATCTCTGGAAGCCATGTCCTGTCAGATTGGCATTGGTAGCCCCAAGGTTTCTGTCCATCCATTTCCAGTCGGTTACCAGATTTCCGTTTTTATCCTCTTCAAATCCCTGGTGATAGGTGCTTCCGTCTGTAGGATCATCAGTTACCCATACATGCCAGGTCCAGTATACTTTGTCATTCACACGGTAAGAAACAACGGCATTCCCTTCCTTCATTTTATTAACCAGTACTTTGATTTTAGCATTTTCTCCGGTTCCTTCCAAAGTAACCGAGCGGATCAGACCGGTTTCATCTTCCCAGTACAAACCTGCGGAAGCATTTCCGATATCTGGAATTTTGGTGTAATTGTTCTGTTCGTCCCTCATCAGATCACCTCCTTTGGCCCACATTTCATAGGCTTTTTTTACAGGGATGTAAAGACCGTCTGCAGCATTGCCGTTTTTATCTTTTCCGGTGAAAATGTAACTGTTAGGAGCTTTCGTCCAGTCAGCAGGAGTATTGTCAGGTATAGCTCCGGAATTAACGGAATAACATGCATTTACACAATCTCCTGAATTATAGGGAACATTAAAGATTCCTACATAATTAATGAATTTAGAGACCTCTGATTCAATGTCCTGCAGTGATCTTACAGGCTGATAAAAGTTCGTTACATCATTACGAAGGGCACCCATACCATATAAAGTCATTTCCGGAGTATTGGATATGATCAGGTTTTCAGAGCCGGGACCTCTTCGGGCATTTCCCTGATCGTTGGTATAACCGAAATAAGGAGCTCCGTAATTACTGTGAGCAGTCAGATTCGTGATATTGATATGAGTACCGTCACTTTTGTATACCCTGAATCCTGTGATATAACTGGATACAATTACAATAGGTTCCTGATCAGTCATAAAATCAGATAACTTTTCATGGATGGTATTGTACAGATTGAAATATCTGCTTTCCAGCTGGTTGGGATTTTTGAAGTTGTGGTAGCCCGGTCCGTTAGGTTCTCCCGGCCATTGGCTGAACTTCATCATCAATCCGTTGATGGAAAACTTTCCGGCAAATAGATACACCGGATCATTGTAGCTGTATAAATAAGGGATAGGATGCCCTGCCATTTCATCATAAATGAATTCAGGAGTAGAGCCCAATATACTGTTGGGAGCACCTGTATTGATCATAGTAATGGATTTTCCGTCCGGAGCAAGCTGGGCGGGTGTGGTCGGAGAAAATACAACATCGTCCTTTTTGTTGTTCATAATCACATTCCCAAGCTTATTCCAGGAATGAGCAGAAGTTACCCTATCTTTGATACCCGTCACTTTTCCTGTAGCATCAAGGTTCAGGGTTCCACTTTTTTTAGGAGTAAGGAGGATCGTATATTCATTTTCATCAAGTTCGCAGGTCGTTGCTGTATAATCACCCTCTTTATAATGGTTTACAGATCTTTCCCAGACCACGCTGCTGAAATTACTGATATTGACATCGGAATTCAGTTCAATCTTTAAATGGTAAGCAGAAACGGCAGAAGCAGGAAGCTCAAAGGATGCTTTAAGGTTTTCGTTGTACTGGTTGTAAGAATACAGGGTCTTGCACCAGATGGTGATCCAGTCTCCCTGTGAATTCTGGTACTTGATTTCCATACGGATATTTCCGCTGGTAAAAGGTTTGGTGAGCTTACCTTCAATAGCGACGAGCCC
This region of Chryseobacterium vaccae genomic DNA includes:
- a CDS encoding carbonic anhydrase; the protein is MSQSYEVIFENNKKWVESKIAEDPNFFHELAKTQTPDYLYIGCSDSRATAEEIMGAKPGEVFVHRNIANVVNTLDMSSTAVIQYAVEHLKVKHIVVCGHYNCGGVKAAMTPQDLGLLNPWLRNIRDVYRLHQTELDAIEDEGKRYDRLVELNVQEQCINVIKMACVQERYILEEYPIVHGWVFDLRTGKIIDLEIDFEKTLKDIQKIYNLTSSDWVMSRKTK
- a CDS encoding T9SS type A sorting domain-containing protein, coding for MKKKSTLQAFAVLLCIVPSHAFSRVAPFPEHRDEKEKLLRPESLVPPYVYDLDPGFTVQQNVNQKGLVAIEGKLTKPFTSGNIRMEIKYQNSQGDWITIWCKTLYSYNQYNENLKASFELPASAVSAYHLKIELNSDVNISNFSSVVWERSVNHYKEGDYTATTCELDENEYTILLTPKKSGTLNLDATGKVTGIKDRVTSAHSWNKLGNVIMNNKKDDVVFSPTTPAQLAPDGKSITMINTGAPNSILGSTPEFIYDEMAGHPIPYLYSYNDPVYLFAGKFSINGLMMKFSQWPGEPNGPGYHNFKNPNQLESRYFNLYNTIHEKLSDFMTDQEPIVIVSSYITGFRVYKSDGTHINITNLTAHSNYGAPYFGYTNDQGNARRGPGSENLIISNTPEMTLYGMGALRNDVTNFYQPVRSLQDIESEVSKFINYVGIFNVPYNSGDCVNACYSVNSGAIPDNTPADWTKAPNSYIFTGKDKNGNAADGLYIPVKKAYEMWAKGGDLMRDEQNNYTKIPDIGNASAGLYWEDETGLIRSVTLEGTGENAKIKVLVNKMKEGNAVVSYRVNDKVYWTWHVWVTDDPTDGSTYHQGFEEDKNGNLVTDWKWMDRNLGATNANLTGHGFQRSGGLQYQWGRKDPFPSNYKDLSTYTIRGEVGTLKGSVPSKYRGNLYATADNTGFDSPNGNIRYSINNPINLIIPPVYVYKIGETPVNNGENYLIQGPGASDWERKEQTTWFSKSKYKVYNADHYKNETWDLWGDTRGGKWTNMNTSDVNVAKESKRYATKSPYDPCPCGWRVPSFYSSVDAGARTSPWGKAGGANNVDIIPNTPNVQYPGIKVYPGYGFDLSNVADRNLGMLPITGNYEYYPQPMTLSNRTSTQIDALRDGNKLYKQPIIGFQDQHSDGALHASTFFSSISIGETPITGARGLVLISDAGNIPNHSSAGWHNIAYNRVLEGNTYETRAVRCIKDPNNAYMPAVFETEYITSSPAQYTLETLKEWTKEPNSYIEYTNASLEAPAASKDRIIDIPLKKAYAMHKLYLSENSEMPAGSIKSTSVVWTTDQSLISKVEIIDGSIETAKLRVTLNENKTGNAVVGFHLGNSGQWTAGNNTDPLLWSWHIWAPKSVVQEHPEYTTETAANTGITEDTAGQFVNSAKSYYGVPLKTTLMDRDLGALGPFLNQHMVEQGLYGTFYYNASNPAYYGNAIVQTLKDSGGLHYQWGRKDPLPVFYYPGGFYEHSAGGNTRNLFRKYTIFRQTGTNAGNIVYSGAIDETNYVTNQTKEYSTYSSTVAANDTQDLKLKKVLKYSVNNPSVFMYQSAAASKDWISGENGLASERWGHASEKSPYDPCPEGWRIPDVQGIADGGVNISAGFLAYAKGNSPWYYHANFTQNNKNVYGLDPSDMNTFVSNETFSATKLNYLGGYVKSIPPAGQGRVNVRYGFIFNKPEYNIGNFPNNGIRGFGGGNALTASQAGTFGADENFKLSGIWTAALRGDNSIGMLFNTEISQVSHDVKMYFFTPSFSFRPQSAMSCRCAKIQYDADGKEIPRYEPFAVPVPKNAVQKAVNVFAKKEIEKIQKDNKLILFPNPVKNTLYINADDRDYYFQIYNLSGQLIKEGKFENRQTDVSSLVSGAYLVRINNAETFVKIIKQ
- a CDS encoding SulP family inorganic anion transporter, coding for MKKTSLLGGIKENFPSGLVVFLVALPLCLGIALASGAPPLSGVIAGIVGGLVVGFISNSNISVSGPAAGLTAIVLTAITDLGAFELFLCAGIIAGLIQLVLGFVRAGSISNYFPNNVIEGMLAAIGIIIILKQIPHAMGFDKDYEGNQSLFNNGINFNYFSELFGAIHPGAIIVTLVSVAILILWDKIPALKRMKMLPGALVAVVAGILMNEAFKLSGSSLAINTQHLVSLPVPQSLDDFKNLVTMPDFTGFTNPKVWIVGATIAIVASIETLLCIEASDRLDKQRRITDTNLELKAQGIGNLISSFIGGLPMTSVVVRSSANANAGATSKMSAMIHGVLLLVCVLTIPFILNLIPLATLAAVLILVGYKLAKPATFKHFWHLGKFQFIPFVATVVAVVATDLLKGVGIGLAISVFYILQGNMKRAYYLSREKLNNADGITIKLAEEVSFLNKAAIKKTLKNIKSNSAVTIDARGTSYIATDVLEMIQDFANIRAKEEDIDVELLGFKTSYADYERDEDSHILITHRRAM
- the pth gene encoding aminoacyl-tRNA hydrolase is translated as MKYLIVGLGNKGPEYENTRHNIGFKVAEKIGETLEAPFNTTNFGWMAEGKYKGRKVFVLKPDTYMNLSGNAVRYWMQKENIPLENVLIITDDLALPFGTLRMKMKGSDAGHNGLKNINEVLNTQNYARLRFGISADFSQGRQVDYVLGTWSGEEAEKLPERIEKFSKACLSFVFAGINNTMSAFNGK